A single genomic interval of Armatimonadota bacterium harbors:
- a CDS encoding Arm DNA-binding domain-containing protein yields MRGHVRKRGKNSWAVVIDIGRDPQTSKRRQKWFAHKTRREAEAHLAQIVAAMQGGG; encoded by the coding sequence GTGAGGGGCCACGTGCGCAAGCGCGGCAAGAACTCCTGGGCCGTGGTGATCGACATCGGCCGCGACCCGCAGACCAGCAAGCGCCGGCAGAAGTGGTTCGCGCACAAGACCCGGCGCGAGGCCGAGGCGCACCTGGCGCAGATCGTCGCGGCGATGCAGGGCGGCGGGTGA